The Zingiber officinale cultivar Zhangliang chromosome 10A, Zo_v1.1, whole genome shotgun sequence genome contains a region encoding:
- the LOC122026653 gene encoding uncharacterized protein LOC122026653 yields MQPPQNLKETQKLVGRITALSRFISRSTDRAAPFFKVLRKASKFQWDEECTRAFEELKKYLEALPSLFKPVVGVPLWVYLSATPEAVRAVLVKEHDNVQRPVYFFSHLLKGAETRYTTLEKLVYGLHYGERTLTNVEVPGRLIKWATELGEYDIQYQPRTTIKAQALADFLTEIHQTNSEETWKVYVDGSANHQGSGVGILLISPQGDILQLAVRLNFRATNNEAEYEALLAGLQAARHVGATRIIVYSDSQLVTQQVTDNFMINCDKLQVYREAYEKMKGEFAEVTVTKIPRSENEKADELAKMGILPTGPEESQLVRKQAYAYVMIGDQLYKRSFSRPLLKCLGMEEADQAL; encoded by the exons ATGCAGCCTCCTCAAAATTTGAAGGAAACTCAGAAGCTGGTTGGCAGAATAACAGCActgtcaagattcatttccagGTCTACAGACCGGGCTGCTCCTTTCTTTAAAGTGCTCAGGAAGGCttccaaattccagtgggatgaagagtgtaCCCGAGCTTTTGAGGAGTTGAAGAAGTACTTGGAGGCTTTGCCATCTTTATTTAAGCCAGTTGTTGGGGTACCCTTATGGGTCTACTTATCTGCCACCCCTGAGGCCGTAAGGGCTGTGCTTGTTAAGGAACATGACAatgtacaacgaccagtgtatttcttcagtcatctattgaaagGAGCCGAGACTCGATACACGACCctcgagaagttggtttatggattg CACTATGGGGAGAGAACTCTAACTAATGTAGAAGTACCAGggcggcttatcaaatgggcgacTGAGCtgggggaatatgatatacaatatcagccgCGCACAACCATTAAGGCGCAGGCCTTAgcagatttcttaacagaaattCATCAGACCAACTCTGAAGAAACCTGGAAGGTCTATGTGGACGGGTCGGCTAATCACCAAGGAAGCGGGGTCGGGATCTTATTAATATCTCCTCAAGGAGATATACTCCAATTGGCGGTTCGATTGAATTttcgagccaccaacaatgaggcagaatacgaGGCTTTGTTGGCAGGACTGCAAGCAGCCCGGCACGTAGGGGCAACCCGGATAATCGTTTATTCAGATTcccagctagtaactcagcaagtgactgacaactttatgataaattgtgATAAACTACAAGTATATCGggaagcttatgagaagatgaaaggGGAATTTGCAGAGGTCACAGTAACCAAAATCCCCAGGTCGGAAAATGAGAAGGCAGATGAGCTAGCAAAGATG GGTATCTTACCAACCGGCCCAGAAGAATCACAGCTGGTCAGGAAGCAAGCCTATGCTTATGTCATGATcggggatcagctctacaagaggtcCTTCTCTAGACCCTTACTCAAATGCTTGGGCATGGAGGAAGCCGACCAGGCCTTGtga
- the LOC122026654 gene encoding uncharacterized protein LOC122026654 translates to MAQCQRRFLLVAVDYFSKWVEAEALTRITEDVVIQFLWRNILCRFGIPHKLVSDNGRQFQGKKIQAWCKGFGITQAFTSVAYPQSNGQTEVVNREIVRGLTPFHLVYDNEAVVPIEIGVPSVRRTLYDEGNTERQLAKLDLISETRDRTTARLEAYRQRMRQNYNRRVFPRFFGEGDLAMAVGKAQQRSWKAQQPTQEELREAQEMAPAVR, encoded by the exons atggcgcAATGTCAGAGACGTTTCTTACtggtggcggtagattatttctctaagtgggtggaagcagaGGCCCTGACTAGAATCACAGAAGATGTCGTCATCCAATTCCTATGGAGGAACATTCTTTGCAGATTCGGTATTCCTCACAAACTGGTGTCagacaatggaaggcaatttcaagggaaAAAAATCCAGGCCTGGTGCAAAGGGTTTGGCATAACGCAGGCCTTCACTTCAGTAGCATAtccacaaagcaatggtcagactgAGGTGGTCAACAGAGAAATAGTACGAG gtctgacaccattccatctggtgtatgACAATGAAGCAGTCGTACCCATAGAAATCGGAGTGCCATCAGTCAGGAGGACATTATATGATGAAGGAAACACAGAGCGACAGTTGGCTAAGCTGGACCTCATTAGCGAAACCCGTGACAGGACGACGGCTCGGCTGGAGgcctatcgacaaagaatgagacaaaattataacagaagagtgtTTCCTCGATTCTTTGGGGAAGGAGATCTG GCGATGGCGGTTGGAAAGGCCCAGCAGCGGAGCTGGAAGGCCCAACAGCCGACCCAGGAGGAGCTGAGGGAGGCACAGGAGATGGCTCCGGCGGTGAGGTAA